The DNA sequence CGATTACGTCCGAGCTTATGAAGTAGCGTCTGCGAGATTTCCCAACGTAAACAGGGTGGAGGTCGCCGGAGTAGGAGGGAGAGGAAGAGTCATCTACGGTGGCGGCTATTGATCTCCCACTGGGGCGACTTTGCTTATTGAATGAGTTGAGTTTCTTGAGGACTGATTTGAGCTTGGTTAGCTTGCCGCCTTTGGCCATTGCTGTGCTTGGGGTTTATGAATTGTTGGGGGAGAGGATACCTTTGGACAAACAGGAATGGGCTATTGCTGCTAATGTTTATGCTGTATGGGGCTGAGAAAGTGAAAGGAAGCTTCATTTTTAAAGCCGAGCCTCATGGGTTGTATGGTAATTTTACTCGACCAGCCGTTTCGTCAGGTCTAGGACCCGACGTAGGGTGTGGGTCCTGCGACCTGGTTCGAGTATCACGTTGGCTGCTGTTTGTTACTTGACCTTGAACTCACTCTCATTAGTGATTGTGAATTAGCTGATTGGTATTAAAATATCTGTACTGAAATTATAAGATTTATTttgtgaatatttaaaatttaatttgaattttaaagtgTAGTATTTCTTAACCAGAAAGGgcaagaaaatttatttatttttttcattatgtaataagtattatgaaaaattattttttagtccctgaggtttaacgtaattaacacttctgtccctctattttggcgacccaacacttaagtcccttaCTTTCTTTTCTATCCAAATTCGTAATCCTTCTGTCCAAAATagtcgtttgggacacgtgaattaacaaaattaaccctcactaaaattcccgctatttcaaaatcataaaacccaaacccaaatgccgcttcttcttcttcttcttcttcttcttcttcttcttctt is a window from the Manihot esculenta cultivar AM560-2 chromosome 16, M.esculenta_v8, whole genome shotgun sequence genome containing:
- the LOC110604066 gene encoding auxin-responsive protein SAUR76, with the protein product MAKGGKLTKLKSVLKKLNSFNKQSRPSGRSIAATVDDSSSPSYSGDLHPVYVGKSRRRYFISSDVIDHPVFRELAERSSESDTISIACEVVLFEHLLWMLENADPQPESLDELVEFYAC